In the Topomyia yanbarensis strain Yona2022 chromosome 3, ASM3024719v1, whole genome shotgun sequence genome, one interval contains:
- the LOC131688052 gene encoding uncharacterized protein LOC131688052, with product MWGALRRKGVPEKIIGLIKAQHEAFSCRILHDGVLSDPIRVVTGVRQGCILSSLLFFIVIDENLVGAIDCESNRGFLWQPITMEHLNDFELADDVALLAQRRSDMQSKRDDLADRSSAAGLKINVNKTKSLDINTLNPSNFTVAGQAMENVESFQYLGSQMASDGGNKSDTGARIKKARATFASLRNILKDNQISRRTKTRIFNSNVKSVLLYASETWKVEVGRPHSAQRRKRNLQASVRLEPSRTSQQRQTQRLMVTQPHQGNKRSRRKFDLAAGQSDGGQSPRMAIFHNSPLHHQGCAGINVSK from the coding sequence ATGTGGGGAGCCCTGAGACGCAAGGGAGTCCCTGAGAAAATCATCGGTCTAATTAAAGCACAGCACGAGGCATTTTCGTGCAGAATATTGCACGATGGTGTCTTGTCTGACCCCATCCGGGTCGTGACTGGAGTTAGGCAAGGATGTATTCTATCATCGCTACTGTTCTTCATCGTAATTGACGAGAACCTGGTAGGAGCGATTGACTGTGAATCAAATCGTGGGTTTCTGTGGCAACCTATTACTATGGAGCATCTGAATGACTTCGAATTGGCTGATGACGTTGCTCTCCTAGCACAACGGCGCTCTGACATGCAGAGTAAGCGTGATGATCTTGCCGATCGCTCCTCAGCGGCAGGTCTCAAAATCAACGTCAACAAGACCAAATCGTTGGATATAAACACGCTCAACCCTTCCAACTTTACGGTAGCTGGGCAAGCAATGGAGAATGTCGAAAGCTTCCAATATCTTGGTAGCCAAATGGCGTCTGATGGAGGCAATAAGAGCGACACAGGAGCACGGATCAAGAAGGCGAGAGCTACTTTTGCGAGTTTAAGAAATATCTTGAAAGACAATCAGATTAGTCGACGCACCAAAACCCGAATATTCAACTCGAACGTGAAATCTGTACTACTATATGCCAGTGAAACCTGGAAAGTGGAGGTGGGTCGGCCGCACTCTGCGCAGAGGCGGAAACGAAATCTGCAAGCAAGCGTTAGACTGGAACCCAGCAGGACATCGCAGCAGAGGCAGACCCAGAGGCTCATGGTGACGCAGCCTCATCAAGGAAATAaaagaagtcgacgaaagtttgACCTAGCAGCAGGTCAAAGCGATGGCGGGCAATCGCCCAGGATGGCGATCTTTCACAACAGCCCTTTGCACCACCAGGGGTGCGCAGGAATAAATGTAAGTAAGtag